A segment of the Chryseobacterium scophthalmum genome:
AGAAATTTGAGCTATGTAGCTTTTGAAGAAGACTTAGCAAAAATACCGAAAACAGGTCCTTTTATATTGGTTTCTAACCATCCTCTTGGTGCGATTGACGGAATTTTAATGTGTAAAATTCTTTCAGAAGTTCGTCCGGATTTTAAAGTAATGGGAAATTTTCTTTTAGAAAAAATAAAACCCATGGAACCGTTTGTGATTGCTGTAAATCCTTTTGAAGGAAGAAAGGAAATCAGAAACAGTGCAACCGGAATGCGGGAAACGCTGAAACATCTTGAAAATGGCGGCTGTGTAGGAATTTTTCCTGCAGGAGAAGTTTCAAATAAAAACAATCCTTACGGAGAAATTCTCGACAGAGAATGGGAAAAACCGGCTTTAAAGCTTATAAAAATGGCAAAAGTACCGGTTGTCCCTATGTATTTTCATGCTAAAAACAGTACTCTTTTTTATCAGGTAGCCAAGATTCACCCGAATTTGCAGACCATTATGCTGCCTGCGGAAATGATGAATGATCGCGAAAAGCCAATCCGTATCAGAATAGGAAAACCTATCACGGTAAAGGTGATGGATGAGATGGAAAATATCGAGGAATTGGGAGAGTTTCTGAAACGTAAGGTTTACATGATGAAATCTTATTATGAAAAACGAAAATCTCTCGCGCAGGCTATTAATCTCAAGAATTTATATGTAAAATTCCCTTTATTAAGAGAAGAAAACATTGTACAGAATATCATTGATGAAACTCCGAAAGAGGATATTATAAAAGACATCAATAAACTGAGAGGCACAGATAAAATGCTTTTCAGCAATGGTAATTATGAAATATATTTTACCCCTTATGAGCAGATTCCTTCTGTAATGAGGGAAATCGGAAGACAGAGAGAGCTTACCTTCCGTGCAGTGGGTGAAGGAAGTAACCTTCCGTTTGATCTTGATGAATATGACAAACATTATCATCATTTATTTTTGTGGGATAATGCCGCAGAAAAACTTGCAGGAGCCTATAGAATGGCTTTAGGAAGAGATGTGATGAAAAAGTTTGGAATCAAAGGCTTTTACACGAGTTCTCTTTTTGAGTTTGAGCAAGACATTCATCCATTTTTCAAGAAAGTAATTGAAATGGGACGTGCTTATATCTGTGAAGAATATCAGCAAAAACCACTTCCTCTATTCCTTTTATGGCGTGGAATTGTACATGTTTGCTTAAGAAATCCTGATCATAAATTCCTGATGGGAGGAGTAAGTATTTCTAATAAATTTTCAGAGTTCTCTAAATCTTTAATGATTGAGTTTATGCGTTCTAATTATTACGATTCTGCTGTAGCTCAATACATTACCCCACGAAATGATTTTAAAGTAAAACTCAGAGATCGTGATAAACATCTTTTTTTAGATGAAATGGAATCTGATTTAAATAAATTAGATAAAATCATTGATGATCTTGAGCCTGAATTGAGAATGCCGGTTTTGATAAAAAAATACATCAAGCAAAATGCAAAAGTAATTGCCTTTAATGTTGATCCAAACTTCAATGATGCGATTGACGGATTGATGTATATTAGAATAAGTGATCTTCCTGAAAGCACGATTAAGCCTGTTTTAGAGGAAATGAGTGAGCAAATAAGAAAAGAACAGGAAAATAATCAGACTGAAAATCAGTAGGTTTTAATTTATTGGTAAAAAAGTTTAATTAATATTTGCTTCATATACCAAAACTTCCTACTTTTGCATCACTTTAAAACAACGAAGTAATTGGTTTCTTAGCTCAGTTGGTAGAGCAATGGATTGAAAATCCATGTGTCCCTGGTTCGATTCCTGGAGAAACCACTTAAACCGCCTTTAATTAGGCGGTTTTCTTTTCAAAACTGTTTAAAGTAAATTTGCAGATTATAATATTTATTATTAAATTTGCACCACTTCAAAAATGAAGTACCAAACCAAATGGTTTCTTAGCTCAGTTGGTAGAGCAATGGATTGAAAATCCATGTGTCCCTGGTTCGATTCCTGGAGAAACCACTTAAACCGCCTTTTTTAGGGCGGTTTTTTTGTTTACTCTATTTTGGGAAAGTTTCGTTATTCATATAAAATCAAAATTAAGTATCTTCGCTTCTTTAAATTTATAATTAGAATGAAAAATATTATCTCCGGATTATTTATTTTTATCAATATTTTTATTTTGGCTCAGGAAGAAGGAATTAAATTTGATCAAAGTAATTTTAAAGACCTTCTTGCTAAAGCAAAAAAAGAGAAAAAACTTGTATTTATAGATGCTTACGCAGTTTGGTGTGGTCCGTGCAAAATGATGGACAAAAATGTTTTCACACAAAAATCGGTAGGAGATTATTTCAATAAAAACTTTGTGAGCTCAAGAATCGACATGGAAAAAGGCGAAGGAAGAGAAATTGCACAAAAATTTTCGGTGCGCTCTTATCCTACTTTTCTTTTTTTAAATGGAGACGGAGACTTGGTCTCTCAAAATTACGGCTACATGGAGCCAAGCCTTTTTCTTTCTATGGCACAAGATGTAAAGGCCGTAAATTCTAAAGAAGGTTCATCTAAAGAAAGATTTGCTAAAGGTGAAAAGAGCCCGGAATTTCTAATTAATATTATGAAACTTCATTCAAATTCAGATTATGAGTTTGCCAGAAAAGCTTCTGAAAGATATTTTGAAAACAAGCCAAAAAATGAAGAGTTTACAAAAGACGATGCCGGGTTTTTATTCTATTTCCTTAAATCTTCTGAAGACCCGAATTACAAAGCTTTTGTTGCAAGAAAAACTGAAATTCTAAAGTTTCTACCTGAAGAAAATTATAATGAATTTAACAACCAACTTGTATTAGGAAAAGTGGTTGAAGAATCTATTGACGAGAAAAGTAAAAAAATCAACGATGCCTATTTTCTGAAAACTGCAGAACCTTTGGTTGGAAAAGAAGCAGCTTTGACAAAACTTAACCAGACTAAACTGGCTTACTATGAGCAAAATTCCAATTTCCCTGAGTATGAAAAAGTGGCTTTAGATTATTATAAAAACGCAGATACCTTTGAACCCAATGAGCTTTTAAAAGCAGCATGGATATTTTCAGATCATGTAAAGACACCCTCTTCTTTGAAAAAAGCTGCAGAATGGGCTGAAAAATCGGTTATGCGTGGTGAAACATCGGAGAACACTTATATTTTAGCTAAAATTTACTTTAGTTTAGGAAGTAAAGATTTAGCTAAAAATTTTGCTGAGCAATCTAAAAATATTGCCAGTCAATCTGGTAAAGATGCAAGTTTAGCACAAGCATTGTTAAATCAAATTAAATAAAATATACATTTTGAAGTATAAAATTTTTATAGCTGCATTAAGTTTATTTTCAGTAATAAATATTAATGCACAGGAAAATCAGGCAGAATCTACAAAACCTGAATCTGAGAAAAAATTATATGTAAAAGGTAACGCTTTATTGATTCCAATCGGGGTTATTAATACTGGGTTAGAATATCAGTTAAGCAATAAATTCACATTGCAAGGTGATGTTTTAATATCTCCCTGGAAATCATTTGCGGGGCACGAAGCGCAAATTTATATGGGAAGTATTGAGGGAAGATATTATTTTAAAGAAGCTTTTAAAGGATGGCATGTAGGAGCAAACGTTTCGGTAGGCGCTTATACTTTACAAAAACCAAATTATTGGAATGATAATTTTTATGTAGATGCCCAAATAGAAATTCCTAGTCAATATATCAACTCTCAACTTTACCAAAAAGGATATTCTATTTTATTTGGTATTGAAGGAGGATACCAATTTAGATTAGCAGAAAACTGGAATATGGACATTTTTGCTGGAATTGGAAATTCTCAAGATTTTTATAAAGGATACGTACGTGGAACCGGAGAAAGATACGACAGCGCAGATGGCTACAACAGAAGCGGCGAAATAATTCCTTACAGAGGAGGAGTAATGATTTCTTACAGATTAAAATAAAATGAAACTACTAGGAAGAAACCATATCATTATATCGGTTATTACATTTGCGATATTGTTCCTGATGAATTACTTGGGAAATCATGAAGCTGATAAATTAGAACGTGCGTTAATGACCGCTTTTGCAGGCGTTATCGGTTTATCCATCGGACTTTTTATTCTAAATAAAGGAAAGGATGATAAAAATCCGCCACAGAATTTTGATTGAAAAATAGTGAATGGTCAAAGGTCAATCCGCTACTCTTATGAATTTTAAAATGTATTTTAAGATTGACTAGCAAATCTACATGATTCATTAACAAATAAATAACATAAAAAAGTCAACTGTAAAATTTACAGTTGACTTTTTTAATCCTGATAAACAATATATTTCTTTCTTATTTTTTCAAATTTCTCTAAATCTAATTTCCAGGAAGATTTAATTTCTCTTTCAGATTTGCCAGAGACAATTTGTTTTCTCAGCTCATCGCTTCCAGCTAAAGTATCAAAGAAAAGATTTTTAAGGAAGAAATCCTGTTGAGGATTTTTATAATTTTTATACGCTTTAATTAACCATTCTAAATTAATTTCTCTTAAGTTTTTAGAATATTCAGAAAGGTTTTCACCATAACACAATTTACCATTCAGGAAAGGATCTTTTGCTCCGAAATTGGGTTTTGGAGTAAATTGATAAGGTAAATCTTTTGTCCACGGTGAACCATAAATCTGAAAAGGTAAATTAGTTCCTCGTCCTACAGAAACCTGAGTTCCTTCAAAAAAACATAAGCTTGGATACAAGTTAATTGATTTATCATTCGGTAAATTGGGAGACGGTTTATCTAAAATTGCATAGCGCTTTTTCTTGTGGTAATTCTTCATTTCTACCAAAGTATATTTTGCCTGAACTCCGTTTTTTAACCATTTTTCACCGTTTACCATTTTTCCATATTCACCGATGGTTAAACCGTACACAACAGGAACTTCATGCATTCCGACAAAACTTTCCCATTTTTTCTTTAAAACTGGTCCGTCAATATATCCGTCGTGAGGATTTGGTCGGTCCAGAACCATGATTTCTACATTATTTTCGGCTGCAGCTTCCATCAAATATGTTAAAGTTGAGATGTACGTATAAAATCTTACTCCAACATCCTGAATGTCGAAAACAACAACATCAATACCTTTTAATTGTTCCGGTTTTGGTTTTTTATTATTTCCGTAAAGAGAAACTATAGGAATTCCTGTCTTCACGTCTACTCCGTTTTTCACTTTTTCGCCTGCATCTGCATCTCCTCTGAAACCATGTTCAGGTGCAAAAATAGATTTGACATCGATTTTATTTTCCACTAAAAAATCTACGATACTTAAAGTATCTATCTTCATTGCTTTTGCACAACCTGTCGAAGGATCTTTTGCTGCATTATAATATTTCACTCTTGTTACAAGCCCAGTCTGGTTGGTTACTACCGCAACTTTTTTATTTTTTAGAAGTCCAAGATATTTTTCCGGTTGGTCTGCACCGGTTTTAAAATCCTCTTTATTTGATGTCTGAGAATAATATTGACTGAATACTCCTAAAAAAATTAGGCAAATAAGAACTAATGTTTTAATTTTGAAATTTAAATTCATAAGCTTGAAATTTCCATTATATTTCTCCCGAAAAATAGCGTTTTCCAAAGATAACAAAAATAACCTTTCTCGGGTTATCATCTTCATCGGCAGACTGTCTGTAGCTTTGGGAATTATCGTTTCGCTCATCACTGTTTCTACAGGATTGGGTTCAAAAAAAGCGATTAAAGAGAGACTGGGAGATTTCAGTGGGCACATTACGGTACGATCTACCAAATCAAATTCTTCGTACAATACTTCGGTTCTTGATAACCAGGGATTAGATATTAAAAGTATTAAAGCATTTCCCGATGTTGCGACAGTTCAGGGATATGCAATGGTAACCGGAATTATGCGTAACAAACATAGTTTTGCCGGAATTATTTTCAAAGGTGTCGGTAAAGATTTTGACAGTTTACGGTTTAAAAAATTCTTGACTGCCGGAAAAACTCCCTTCCTAAATGGCGAAGGTTATAATAACGGCGTTGTTATTTCAGAAAAAATTGCCAATGACCTTCATCTGAAAGTGAATGACAGCATCGTTACTGTTTTTTCAAAAGCCGATCAGAAGCCTATTTACAGAAACTTTGAAGTCGTGGGAATTTATAAAACCGACATCAAAATGATCGACGATCAGTTTGTAGTGGGTGACATCAATCACGTAAGAAGAATTATGGATATGAAACCTGATGAAATCGGAGGATTGGATGTATTCTTTAAAAACATTAATAATATCGATGAAGATTTTCCGCAGGTTGAAAAATTTATTGGCTATAAAAATTACGCAGAAAAAGCAACCGATAAATATCCGCAAATCAATGATTGGATAGGGCTTTTCGATACCAATATCGGGATTATCATTTCAATTATGCTTTTGGTCGTTATCATTAATATCATCATGGTATTGCTTATTCTTATCATCGAAAGAACCAATTCTATTGGCTTGCTTAAAACTTTAGGTGCAACCAACGGACAAATTAGAGCGACCTTTATCAATTACACTTTAATTATCATGGTTCCCGGACTTTTATGTGGAAACTTAATCGGTCTTGGACTTTTAATTACCCAAAAATACACTGGAATTATTAAGCTAAATCCTGCCAATTACTACGTAAGTGTAGTTCCTGTAGACCTTAATCCGTGGATCATTATTTCTATTTCGGTAGGAATTTTAATTATTTCCGGAATGGCTTTGGTGATCCCAAGTTATCTGATCAGTAAAATTTCTCCTGTAAAAGCGATTAAGTATAATTAGTGAATTGTGAATTTAGCTTCGCGAGTGAATTGTGAATTACAAATCTTGTTTTGCAGAAAGTTTGTCATTTCGTAGAAATCTAAGCTATCATTTTATTTTTCAGCTATTGAGATTCTTGCAGAATGACAAAGTGAGTGAATATTTTATTGTTCAATACTTTTGAGATTGCTTCGTCACTACGCTTTTCGCAATGACAAATAATTCTGATGCCGACAAATATCTTAGCCCCGATTGTAGTGAAAATCCTTTTTTGAAAAAAAAGATTGCAACGGAAAGCGGGAAAAAGCTCCTAAAAAAATATTTAAGAAATTTTTGAAGATCATACCAAGTCATTGTTAAGGTCTCTTTAATTCTCTGTTATTCATTTTTAATAATATTGAAAACTGTATCTTTGCCAGGCATAAAAAAACATTTATGAAATACGCAGAAAATATACTCGAAACCATTGGAAATACCCCTCTTGTAAAGCTTAATAAAGTTTTGGGTGAAGATTTCCCGGCATTGGTTTTGGCAAAAGTAGAAACTTTCAACCCCGGAAATTCGGTAAAAGACAGAATGGCTCTGAAAATGATTGAAGACGCCGAAAAAGACGGAAGACTAAAACCTGGAGGAACCATTATTGAAGGAACTTCAGGAAACACAGGGATGGGATTGGCTTTGGCAGCCATCATCAAAGGCTACAAATGTATTTTTGTGACCAACGCAAAACAGTCAAAAGAAAAATGTGATATTCTTCGTGCCGTTGGAGCTGAAGTGATTGTTTGTCCTACAGACGTAAAACCTACAGATCCGCGTTCTTATTATTCAGTTTCAAAGAGATTGGCAAAAGAAACGGAGAACGGATGGTACGTTAACCAATATGACAATTTATCAAACAGAGCTGCTCACTACGAGTCTACCGCTCCTGAAATCTGGGAACAAACAGAAGGAAAACTGACTCATTTTGTAGTTGGAGCCGGAACGGGCGGTACTATTACAGGTTGCGGAACTTTCTTTAAGGAGAAAAATTCTGACATCAAAGTAATCGGTATTGATACGTATGGTTCTATCTTAAAAGAGATTCACGAAACGGGAGAAATCAATCTAGGAAACGCTTACAGCTATATTACAGAAGGTATTGGTGAAGATATTCTTCCTGAAAACTACGATATGTCTGTGATCGATCATTTCGAAAAAGTTACTGATAAAGACGGTGCTATCTACGCAAGAAAACTGGCTAAAGAAGAAGGTATTTTCTGTGGATATTCTGCAGGAAGCGCAATGGCAGCTTTGGTTCAGATGAAAGACCAGTTTACAAAAGATGATATCGTTGTGGTACTTCTTCACGATCACGGTTCAAGATACGTTGGGAAAATCTACAATGACGAATGGATGAAAGAAATGGGTTGGTTAGACTAATCGCCTTTTTATAATAAAACAAAACTCAGAGTGTTTGCTCTGAGTTTTTTTATTTATTTCTAAATCTATTGTCAACAAGATGTTGATTATCGTCTTAAGTATATTTAGTTTTCTATTTCAAAACATTAGTCTGTACCGCCTGTTTCAGCAATTCGAAATCTGCTTCTTGCATTGATCTTCTTGGAAACATATAATTGAATTTTCCTTCTAAACCAATAAATTTATCACTGATCTCTGCAGCCGTAAATTCTGTCCAAAGACTGGTTTCCTTATTGTCATTAAGGTTTACTTTAAAAACTTTAGCATTAAACTGAATTTGATAAATTTCTGTATTTTCAAGAGTTTTAAGGTATTTTACCACTTCTTTTTTCCATTTTGAAACCTTATTGATCGCTAAAGATAAATAGACCGCACAAAGCAGAAAAAGAAAACTCACAAAGTATAAAATCCCGAATTTCTCTTTACTTAAATCATCTTTAAAGTAGAATAAAACCAACAAAATCACAGCAACTACAATTGTGGTGATTAATTTACCTTTTACGGTAGGTGAGAAAAAAAGACTTCCCTGATCTCCATGAAGGTAAATCTCTTCGAAATCTTTTTTGTTGATATTTAAATTAATGATTTTATCGTCATTGAGTCTAGCCATAGAATGAGTTTTATAGTTTACAAAACTAAATTAAATATCTTCATATTTCTCATTTATCGCCGAAAGTTTTTGCATTAATTCACGGTTTATCTGATTTAAATTTTTCATTTTCTGCAACATACTGTTGATAACTTCCAAACCGGGAAGATTAATTTCTAAGTCATAATGCCAATTGGCAAATCTCTCAAATGTAGGAAGATCTTCGTACATCAGATACCGAATTTCATTATCCGTTTCTATATTCAACAAGCCGGAATCTACCAATTCATCAAAAAAAGTAATTTCAATATTATAAATCTGTACGAGCTCTTCGCGTGATATTCTTTCACTCATAGCTTAGGAATTTTTAAGTTGTTCAAAAAGTTCTTTCTGCTTTTCTGTAAGATCGGTCGGTAATTTTACATCATAGGTTGCAAACAAATCACCGAACTGTCCTTCTTTTTTATAGACAGGAAAGCCTTTTCCTTTTAGTCTTACTGTGGTTCCGCTTTGGGTTCCAGGTTTTACTTTCAGATTAACACTTCCGTCTAAAGTGTTTACAGTGACTTCGCCTCCCAAAACTGCGGTGTAAAGATCAATCGTCACTTTAGTTTTCAGATCATCTCCTACCCTTTCAAAATTAGGATCAGGATCAATATTAAAAGTAATGTATAGATCTCCGCTTGGTCCGCCATTAACACCCGGATTTCCGTAACCTTTCAGCTTAATCTGTTGCCCATCATAAACTCCGGCAGGAATCGTTATCCTCACCTTTTTACCATTGATATCGAAAGTCTGCTGATGCGTTGTTGCAACATCTTTTAGGTTTAAATTTAATTCGGCATGCACATCCTGACCTTTAAACTTTCCGGATGCACTTCCGCGCGAACTTCTTCTTGAGCCACCTCCTGCTCCGCCAAACATACTTTGGAAAAAATCTGAAAAATCTTCACCTTCTCCAAAATCAGCACCGGAGAATCCACCTCCGTAGTTTCCGCCTTGGTATTGCTGTCTTTGATGTTGCTGGGCTTTTTCGTATTCTTCACCATGCTTCCAGTGTTCTCCATATTTATCGTACTTAGCACGATTCTCGGGGTCGCTGAGCACTTCATTAGCTTCATTCAGTTGCTTGAACTGTTTTTCTGCTTCTTTATCGTTCGGATTAAGGTCTGGATGCAGTTTTCTTGCCTGCTTTCTGTACGCTTTTTTAATATCGTCCTGCGTTGCGCTTTTGTCTACGCCTAAAATTTTGTAATAATCTATATAAGCCATAGAAACGAATGTTTACTCAAATTTAGAAAAATTAAGGCGAACATACCTCTTAGAAATTGTTAAAAATAAATCTATCTTTGATAAAAATCAGGCATAAAATCACAATTACTTATTTGAATATCAAATACCAATTAAGTTAGACGATTACATATTGCTTAAAAAACATTAAACATCCACCTATGAAAGAAGTCTTAAAAAACTATTCCGGAATTTTGCTTTTACTTGTTGGAATTACCGTAGGAAGCATTATCGGTATTGTGGCACCGCAAATCGTGGAATATATAAAACCGCTTGGTGATATTTTTCTTAATCTTCTTTTTGTAAGTGTTGTTCCACTTGTATTTTTTGCTGTTTCAAATTCTATTGCTTCTCTTGAACAGGAATCTAAGTTTGGTAAAATTCTTTTAATAATGTCTTTTACATTCTTATTTTTCATACTGACTGCTGCAGTTTTCACCATTGGTGCAGTCTACCTTTTTCCGGTTTCATCGATATCGGGAAGTACAGAATTGATTGCAGAAGCCACCAAAGAAGAAAACTGGGGTGAGAGAATTGTAAGCTTTTTTACCGTAGGTGAGTTTACAGAATTGTTTTCACGAAAAAATATGTTGGCTCTTCTTATTTTTGCCTTCCTCACAGGTTTTGCTGCCAGAAAATCCGGTGAAAGCGGAAAACCTTTCAGAGTTTTTATTGCTTCAGGCTATGAAGTGATGAAAGAACTTCTTATCATGATCATGAAAATTGCGCCCATCGGTTTGGGAGCCTACTTTGCTTACCAAGTTGCCACATTAGGACCTCAGCTTTTTGGTTTTTATGCTAAACCACTTGGTTTATATTACATTGCAGGAATTATCTATTTCTTTTTATTTTTCACACTTTATGCTTTTATGGCAAACGGACAAACCGGAATTAAAAGTTTCTGGAAAAACGCCATTCTTCCTACCCTAACTGCATTGAGTACCTGCAGCAGTTTTGCAACAATGCCCACGAATTTGGTAGCTGCATCGAAAATAGGAATTCCAAGTTCGATTGCCAATTTGGTGATACCGATTGGAACCACATTACATAAAAACGGTTCGTCGATGTCTTCGATCATTAAAATATATGTGGCTTTTCAGATCATCGGGAGAGATTTTTTTGAGCCTTCCAATCTTTTATTGGCATTAGGGATCACCGTTTTTGTAAGTATCGTTGCCGGAGGAATTCCAAATGGCGGCTATATTGGCGAGATGCTGATGATCTCTGTGTATAGTTTACCACAGGAAGCCATTCCTGCAGTGATCATTATCGGAACATTAGTAGATCCATTGGCAACAGTTTTAAATGCTGTTGGAGATATTGTAGCGGCGATGTTTGTAAATCGGTTTGTGAAGGTCTGATTTTGTTTTAAACACGAATTTTCACTAATGATTTTATAGTTTAATAATCTGGGTGATTTTTTTAAATTTATATCTCGCAGATTCTGCTGATTGAGCAGATTTTATTCACTTCGTCTCACATCCTCAAGATTTTTAAGTTCTTCAGGAGTAAACAATCTGTAATGAACTTTAAACGTTTTTCCTAAAGGAGTTTCCAGAGAAAATCCGCCCGGTCCGAAACCTTCTAAAATATCTAATGTAAAATGAGAATATTTCCAATATTCGAAAAGATCACGGTCAATCCAGAATTCATGTCCGTTGATGGTTCCTATCATAGCGTCATTCATTCTTGGGAAGTAGCCGCCTTTTTCAAAACATTGCGGCTGTGTTCCTTCGCAACAGCCTCCTGCTTGATAAAACATCAAATCACCATGTTTTTTTTCTAATTCCCAAATCAGCTCTAAAGCTTTTTCTGTGACTGAAAGTCTTGATATTTTATTTGTTTCCATTTTATTTTCTTTTTATTGATTGGTTTTTCAATCAAGTTTAACATAGTTTTTGTCATTCCGTAGGAATCTAATCTTAATTAAATTAAAAATTGTTAGAAATAATTTTTTTTAATTTTTAAGTAATTGTTTCAATCTATTATTTTTTGAGATTGCTTCGTCGCTTCGCTCCTCGCAATGACAATTTATAAAGTTAAAAAAACCTGACAACATAAAAATTGTCAGGTCCCACTAAACTTCAATATAATCCTAGCTTGCAGAGCCAGCAATGTCTAAGACTATTCTGCCATCAATTTGTCCGGCCTTCATTTTATCAAATACTTCATTAATATCTTCTAATTTTGCTGGTGTGACAGTTGCTTTTACTAAGCCTTCGTTAGCAAAATCTAATGCTTCCTGCATATCTTTTCTCGTTCCTACGATCGAACCTCTTACGGTAATTCTTTTAAGAACGGTCT
Coding sequences within it:
- a CDS encoding lysophospholipid acyltransferase family protein, yielding MSLISKNDLIKASGLHKIGFLKNPVASAVMSIAKINEVNRLYDKLKDKEGKDFFDSFVRERNLSYVAFEEDLAKIPKTGPFILVSNHPLGAIDGILMCKILSEVRPDFKVMGNFLLEKIKPMEPFVIAVNPFEGRKEIRNSATGMRETLKHLENGGCVGIFPAGEVSNKNNPYGEILDREWEKPALKLIKMAKVPVVPMYFHAKNSTLFYQVAKIHPNLQTIMLPAEMMNDREKPIRIRIGKPITVKVMDEMENIEELGEFLKRKVYMMKSYYEKRKSLAQAINLKNLYVKFPLLREENIVQNIIDETPKEDIIKDINKLRGTDKMLFSNGNYEIYFTPYEQIPSVMREIGRQRELTFRAVGEGSNLPFDLDEYDKHYHHLFLWDNAAEKLAGAYRMALGRDVMKKFGIKGFYTSSLFEFEQDIHPFFKKVIEMGRAYICEEYQQKPLPLFLLWRGIVHVCLRNPDHKFLMGGVSISNKFSEFSKSLMIEFMRSNYYDSAVAQYITPRNDFKVKLRDRDKHLFLDEMESDLNKLDKIIDDLEPELRMPVLIKKYIKQNAKVIAFNVDPNFNDAIDGLMYIRISDLPESTIKPVLEEMSEQIRKEQENNQTENQ
- a CDS encoding thioredoxin family protein yields the protein MKNIISGLFIFINIFILAQEEGIKFDQSNFKDLLAKAKKEKKLVFIDAYAVWCGPCKMMDKNVFTQKSVGDYFNKNFVSSRIDMEKGEGREIAQKFSVRSYPTFLFLNGDGDLVSQNYGYMEPSLFLSMAQDVKAVNSKEGSSKERFAKGEKSPEFLINIMKLHSNSDYEFARKASERYFENKPKNEEFTKDDAGFLFYFLKSSEDPNYKAFVARKTEILKFLPEENYNEFNNQLVLGKVVEESIDEKSKKINDAYFLKTAEPLVGKEAALTKLNQTKLAYYEQNSNFPEYEKVALDYYKNADTFEPNELLKAAWIFSDHVKTPSSLKKAAEWAEKSVMRGETSENTYILAKIYFSLGSKDLAKNFAEQSKNIASQSGKDASLAQALLNQIK
- a CDS encoding DUF3575 domain-containing protein, with the translated sequence MKYKIFIAALSLFSVININAQENQAESTKPESEKKLYVKGNALLIPIGVINTGLEYQLSNKFTLQGDVLISPWKSFAGHEAQIYMGSIEGRYYFKEAFKGWHVGANVSVGAYTLQKPNYWNDNFYVDAQIEIPSQYINSQLYQKGYSILFGIEGGYQFRLAENWNMDIFAGIGNSQDFYKGYVRGTGERYDSADGYNRSGEIIPYRGGVMISYRLK
- a CDS encoding exo-beta-N-acetylmuramidase NamZ domain-containing protein; the encoded protein is MNLNFKIKTLVLICLIFLGVFSQYYSQTSNKEDFKTGADQPEKYLGLLKNKKVAVVTNQTGLVTRVKYYNAAKDPSTGCAKAMKIDTLSIVDFLVENKIDVKSIFAPEHGFRGDADAGEKVKNGVDVKTGIPIVSLYGNNKKPKPEQLKGIDVVVFDIQDVGVRFYTYISTLTYLMEAAAENNVEIMVLDRPNPHDGYIDGPVLKKKWESFVGMHEVPVVYGLTIGEYGKMVNGEKWLKNGVQAKYTLVEMKNYHKKKRYAILDKPSPNLPNDKSINLYPSLCFFEGTQVSVGRGTNLPFQIYGSPWTKDLPYQFTPKPNFGAKDPFLNGKLCYGENLSEYSKNLREINLEWLIKAYKNYKNPQQDFFLKNLFFDTLAGSDELRKQIVSGKSEREIKSSWKLDLEKFEKIRKKYIVYQD
- a CDS encoding ABC transporter permease, with the translated sequence MKFPLYFSRKIAFSKDNKNNLSRVIIFIGRLSVALGIIVSLITVSTGLGSKKAIKERLGDFSGHITVRSTKSNSSYNTSVLDNQGLDIKSIKAFPDVATVQGYAMVTGIMRNKHSFAGIIFKGVGKDFDSLRFKKFLTAGKTPFLNGEGYNNGVVISEKIANDLHLKVNDSIVTVFSKADQKPIYRNFEVVGIYKTDIKMIDDQFVVGDINHVRRIMDMKPDEIGGLDVFFKNINNIDEDFPQVEKFIGYKNYAEKATDKYPQINDWIGLFDTNIGIIISIMLLVVIINIIMVLLILIIERTNSIGLLKTLGATNGQIRATFINYTLIIMVPGLLCGNLIGLGLLITQKYTGIIKLNPANYYVSVVPVDLNPWIIISISVGILIISGMALVIPSYLISKISPVKAIKYN
- a CDS encoding PLP-dependent cysteine synthase family protein produces the protein MKYAENILETIGNTPLVKLNKVLGEDFPALVLAKVETFNPGNSVKDRMALKMIEDAEKDGRLKPGGTIIEGTSGNTGMGLALAAIIKGYKCIFVTNAKQSKEKCDILRAVGAEVIVCPTDVKPTDPRSYYSVSKRLAKETENGWYVNQYDNLSNRAAHYESTAPEIWEQTEGKLTHFVVGAGTGGTITGCGTFFKEKNSDIKVIGIDTYGSILKEIHETGEINLGNAYSYITEGIGEDILPENYDMSVIDHFEKVTDKDGAIYARKLAKEEGIFCGYSAGSAMAALVQMKDQFTKDDIVVVLLHDHGSRYVGKIYNDEWMKEMGWLD
- a CDS encoding chaperone modulator CbpM, translating into MSERISREELVQIYNIEITFFDELVDSGLLNIETDNEIRYLMYEDLPTFERFANWHYDLEINLPGLEVINSMLQKMKNLNQINRELMQKLSAINEKYEDI
- a CDS encoding DnaJ C-terminal domain-containing protein, translating into MAYIDYYKILGVDKSATQDDIKKAYRKQARKLHPDLNPNDKEAEKQFKQLNEANEVLSDPENRAKYDKYGEHWKHGEEYEKAQQHQRQQYQGGNYGGGFSGADFGEGEDFSDFFQSMFGGAGGGSRRSSRGSASGKFKGQDVHAELNLNLKDVATTHQQTFDINGKKVRITIPAGVYDGQQIKLKGYGNPGVNGGPSGDLYITFNIDPDPNFERVGDDLKTKVTIDLYTAVLGGEVTVNTLDGSVNLKVKPGTQSGTTVRLKGKGFPVYKKEGQFGDLFATYDVKLPTDLTEKQKELFEQLKNS